In Acidobacteriota bacterium, one genomic interval encodes:
- a CDS encoding ABC transporter ATP-binding protein — protein MRLFKTRVAAKFGLLTAEMAFRLLVAPWPGKIVVDHVILGMPIVDAAGFPSYLSPFVLLLAGKGPLEIMAWVLVLGVFMVTVFGFTTNRGTVRSATGMPTGASAASSGGATVLLQQGHGTLAQGHDTATRTENEANRGSGLMGGILGLLDFRVHLRLTQSMNHLLRTKLAGRIKRLPMTTLDDQRIGDSIYRVLYDTTSVSRVLYEVGLEFYSHALGITISAMMMYTYFGDAPEVILLAALSLPIMLIFVGPFARMARRRSQASRASGAATTANIEEGMSNVLAVQSLGGNEREGQRFRKASEESFRRFRIESLLKLTYQQFGSLAFLLSQVLFFVFIAGRVIDGTFTAGDYFVLNYYFFVLSATFSGMGFIYPVLQDNIAGLRRVFFLMDLPSEKTSEGVELSRISRGVEMRNVGLTYPDGRRALSDINLEARLGEIVAFVGPTGAGKTSLAYMVPAFVQPTEGTVTIDGVDLKDVSVDSLRDQVSYVFQETQLFSDSILENIRYGNQDATEAQVERAARVAGAHDFIAALPDGYRTNLGTVTSKLSVGQKQRIAIARGLLQDARILILDEPTSALDPETEAYLVDALHEAAKDRLVIIIAHRLSTIANADRIYFLEEGEIREHGTHEELMAVRDGRYRRYAALQAGGHQ, from the coding sequence ATGCGCCTCTTCAAGACGCGGGTCGCCGCCAAGTTCGGGCTGCTGACGGCGGAGATGGCGTTCCGGCTGCTCGTCGCGCCGTGGCCGGGCAAGATCGTCGTCGATCACGTCATCCTCGGCATGCCCATCGTGGACGCGGCCGGGTTCCCCTCCTACCTAAGCCCGTTCGTGCTGCTCCTGGCCGGGAAGGGCCCGCTCGAGATCATGGCGTGGGTACTCGTCCTCGGCGTCTTCATGGTGACCGTGTTCGGGTTCACGACGAACCGGGGCACCGTCAGGTCCGCGACCGGAATGCCCACCGGAGCATCCGCGGCCTCGTCGGGCGGCGCCACCGTCCTCCTCCAGCAGGGGCACGGCACCCTGGCCCAGGGGCACGACACCGCGACCCGGACCGAGAACGAGGCCAACCGGGGCTCCGGCCTGATGGGCGGCATTCTCGGACTCCTCGACTTCCGGGTGCACCTGCGCCTGACCCAGTCGATGAACCACCTGCTCAGGACGAAACTCGCCGGGCGGATCAAGCGCCTGCCGATGACGACCCTGGACGACCAGCGGATCGGCGACAGCATCTACCGCGTCCTCTACGACACGACGAGCGTCAGCCGCGTTCTCTACGAGGTGGGTCTCGAGTTCTACTCCCATGCGCTCGGCATCACGATCAGCGCGATGATGATGTACACGTACTTCGGCGACGCTCCAGAGGTCATCCTGCTGGCCGCCCTGTCGCTGCCGATCATGCTCATCTTCGTCGGTCCATTCGCGCGGATGGCACGGCGCAGAAGCCAGGCCAGCCGCGCCTCGGGCGCCGCGACGACGGCGAACATCGAAGAGGGCATGAGCAACGTGCTCGCCGTGCAGAGCCTCGGTGGAAACGAGCGGGAAGGCCAGCGATTCAGGAAGGCCAGCGAGGAGTCCTTCAGGCGCTTCCGCATCGAGTCGCTGCTCAAGCTGACCTACCAGCAATTCGGCAGCCTGGCCTTCCTGCTGAGCCAGGTCCTGTTCTTCGTCTTCATCGCCGGACGCGTGATCGACGGCACGTTCACGGCCGGCGACTACTTCGTCCTCAACTACTACTTCTTCGTCCTGAGCGCGACGTTCAGCGGGATGGGCTTCATCTACCCGGTTCTGCAGGACAACATCGCCGGCCTGCGCCGGGTGTTCTTCCTGATGGACCTGCCGTCGGAGAAGACGAGCGAAGGAGTCGAACTGTCCCGAATCAGCCGCGGCGTCGAGATGAGGAACGTAGGGCTGACGTATCCCGACGGACGGCGGGCGCTGAGCGACATCAACCTCGAGGCCCGCCTGGGCGAGATCGTCGCGTTCGTCGGCCCGACCGGCGCGGGCAAGACCAGCCTCGCCTACATGGTGCCGGCCTTCGTTCAGCCGACCGAAGGTACGGTGACGATCGACGGTGTCGACCTGAAGGACGTGTCGGTGGACAGCCTCCGCGACCAGGTCTCCTACGTTTTCCAGGAGACCCAACTGTTCTCCGACTCGATCCTTGAGAACATCCGCTACGGCAACCAGGACGCGACCGAGGCGCAAGTGGAGCGTGCCGCGCGCGTGGCCGGGGCGCACGACTTCATCGCCGCCCTGCCGGACGGCTACCGGACCAACCTCGGCACCGTGACCAGCAAGCTCTCGGTGGGGCAGAAGCAGCGCATCGCCATCGCCCGGGGGCTCCTGCAGGACGCGCGCATCCTGATCCTGGACGAGCCGACCTCCGCGCTCGACCCGGAGACCGAGGCCTACCTGGTCGACGCCCTGCACGAAGCGGCGAAGGACAGGCTGGTCATCATCATCGCCCACCGCCTGTCGACGATTGCCAACGCCGACCGGATCTACTTCCTGGAGGAAGGAGAGATCCGGGAGCATGGAACTCACGAGGAACTGATGGCGGTACGCGACGGGCGCTACCGGAGATACGCCGCGTTGCAGGCAGGGGGCCACCAATGA
- a CDS encoding glycoside hydrolase family 32 protein: MTERTIDTSCARVEEAVLAALRAYDAATRAGDIEGQVDFFADSWRSSSGTTKADLREYLRKQVDGPTDREKRFVLDDAEVVFDGDIAAVDPVALRSPTGGGFFEFRMTRESDGAWRCVSVAGSRRADRLAENTRELRERILSDQARPGYHFVMPEGVAMPFDPNGAIYWKGRYHLFYIFQDTRLGKRSDHWGHVSSSDLFHWHHHPTGLLEGMYSGNCFLNREGVPTICYHQHGLGNAMAVALDNDLNEWKKLDSSPITPQTREGDEHHGKYRSWDPFGWREGETCYAIFGGKRPAVAKSPELDGEWKYAGDLFAHGVEGVAINEDVSCPDLFELGGKHVLLCISHRLGCRYYVGEWRDEQFHPESHARMSWVDNSFFAPESLVDDRGRRIMWAWILDEPLFGARTKHGWSGTLSLPRVLSLGDDGLLRMDVPEEIEALRYGEVRKGPFVVAADEEVPMDGVAGNSLELLVEMEGAEASHVGVKVRASPDGQEETSIFYDAEAKLLKVDTSRSGPDDTPQAVEAAPFELKPGKRLKLRVFVDKSVVEVFANGRQAIARRIYPSRPDSIGVRVFSAAGDARVHSLKAWKITPSNPY; this comes from the coding sequence ATGACGGAACGCACGATCGATACCTCCTGTGCGAGGGTCGAGGAGGCGGTCCTGGCAGCTTTGCGTGCCTACGACGCGGCAACGAGGGCCGGTGACATCGAGGGACAAGTCGACTTCTTCGCCGACTCCTGGCGAAGCAGCTCCGGCACGACCAAGGCTGATCTCCGGGAGTATCTGCGGAAGCAGGTCGACGGACCGACCGATCGGGAGAAGCGCTTCGTCCTGGACGACGCCGAAGTGGTGTTCGACGGAGACATTGCCGCCGTCGACCCGGTTGCGCTGCGTTCGCCGACCGGGGGCGGCTTCTTCGAGTTCAGGATGACGAGGGAATCGGACGGCGCCTGGCGCTGCGTGTCGGTTGCCGGGTCCAGGAGGGCGGATCGACTCGCCGAGAACACCCGCGAACTACGCGAACGCATCCTGAGTGACCAGGCGCGACCGGGCTACCACTTCGTCATGCCAGAAGGCGTGGCCATGCCCTTCGACCCGAACGGCGCGATCTACTGGAAGGGCCGCTACCACCTGTTCTACATCTTCCAGGACACCCGGCTGGGTAAGCGCTCCGACCACTGGGGCCACGTGTCGAGCAGCGATCTGTTCCACTGGCACCACCATCCGACGGGTCTGCTCGAGGGCATGTACAGCGGCAACTGCTTCCTCAACCGGGAGGGCGTGCCGACGATCTGCTACCACCAGCACGGCCTGGGCAACGCGATGGCGGTGGCGCTCGACAACGACCTGAACGAGTGGAAGAAGCTCGACTCGAGCCCGATCACGCCGCAAACCCGGGAGGGAGACGAGCACCACGGAAAGTACCGCTCGTGGGACCCCTTCGGATGGCGTGAAGGCGAGACCTGTTACGCGATCTTCGGCGGCAAACGCCCGGCGGTCGCGAAGTCGCCGGAACTCGACGGCGAATGGAAGTACGCCGGCGACCTCTTCGCCCACGGTGTCGAAGGCGTGGCGATCAACGAGGACGTGTCCTGCCCCGATCTCTTCGAACTCGGCGGCAAGCACGTGCTCCTGTGCATCAGCCACCGGCTCGGCTGCCGCTACTACGTCGGAGAGTGGAGGGACGAACAGTTCCATCCCGAGTCTCACGCCCGGATGAGCTGGGTCGACAACTCGTTCTTCGCTCCGGAGAGCCTGGTCGACGACCGGGGCCGCCGCATCATGTGGGCCTGGATTCTCGACGAGCCTCTCTTCGGAGCGCGCACGAAGCATGGCTGGTCCGGCACCCTAAGCCTGCCCCGGGTGCTGTCGCTCGGAGATGACGGACTGCTCCGCATGGACGTGCCGGAGGAGATCGAGGCGCTGCGCTACGGCGAGGTGCGGAAGGGGCCGTTCGTCGTGGCAGCCGACGAGGAAGTGCCCATGGACGGCGTCGCCGGCAACAGCCTCGAGCTGCTAGTCGAGATGGAAGGCGCGGAGGCATCGCACGTCGGTGTCAAGGTCCGCGCCTCGCCCGACGGCCAGGAGGAAACGTCCATCTTCTACGACGCCGAAGCGAAGCTGCTGAAAGTCGACACGAGCAGATCAGGTCCTGACGACACGCCGCAGGCGGTCGAAGCAGCTCCCTTCGAACTGAAGCCCGGCAAGCGGTTGAAGCTGCGCGTCTTCGTCGACAAGTCGGTGGTCGAGGTGTTCGCGAATGGCCGTCAGGCCATCGCACGGCGCATCTATCCGTCGCGCCCGGACAGCATCGGCGTTAGGGTCTTCTCCGCCGCCGGCGACGCCCGCGTGCACTCCCTGAAGGCCTGGAAGATCACGCCTTCGAATCCCTACTAA
- a CDS encoding WD40 repeat domain-containing protein — protein sequence MCRCRLVHRLEGHTGRVEALAVTPDGRRVVSASADATLRVWDLESGRALYTLEGHGAGVWCVAVTADGRRAVSGSFDATLRVWDLASGRTLRVLRGHDTEVYSVAVTGDGRRAVSSSADTTLRVWDSRTGREVHVLEGHTDDVKSFALTADGTRAVSVSWDKTVRVWDLEAGLELRTLEGHTDAVHAVAVVPEGARAISVSGDRTLRLWNLDSGRALHTLEGHRAEVYGVAVAPDGETAVSASADATLRVWDLQAGRGHQVLEGHTGPIFSVTLMPSGRRAVSASTDRTLRLWNLESGQQLAAVECNDRVRPCAVSLDGQTVVAGDAGGVVYVANADLVRRDARSACGRL from the coding sequence ATGTGTCGCTGCAGGCTGGTTCACAGGCTTGAGGGGCACACCGGGAGGGTCGAGGCCCTCGCGGTGACGCCGGATGGCCGGCGCGTCGTCTCCGCGTCGGCCGATGCGACGTTGCGTGTTTGGGACCTCGAATCGGGGCGGGCCTTGTACACGCTCGAAGGCCACGGCGCCGGCGTCTGGTGTGTTGCCGTAACGGCGGACGGCAGGCGGGCCGTATCCGGTTCCTTCGACGCTACGTTGCGGGTCTGGGACCTGGCTTCCGGTCGGACGCTTCGGGTGCTCCGGGGACACGACACTGAGGTCTACTCCGTGGCGGTGACGGGCGATGGCCGGCGAGCCGTCTCGTCGTCCGCGGACACCACGCTCCGGGTGTGGGATTCCCGGACGGGCCGGGAGGTGCACGTCTTGGAGGGGCACACGGACGACGTCAAGTCCTTCGCCCTGACCGCCGACGGCACTCGTGCCGTTTCCGTCTCCTGGGACAAGACAGTCCGGGTGTGGGACTTGGAGGCCGGACTGGAGTTGCGCACCCTCGAAGGACACACCGACGCGGTCCACGCCGTCGCCGTCGTCCCGGAGGGCGCGCGAGCCATCTCCGTGTCCGGAGACCGGACGCTGCGGCTTTGGAATCTCGACTCGGGCCGCGCGTTGCACACGCTCGAAGGACACAGGGCAGAGGTTTATGGCGTGGCAGTGGCACCGGACGGCGAAACAGCAGTCTCCGCCTCCGCCGATGCAACACTGCGCGTCTGGGATCTCCAAGCAGGCCGGGGTCACCAAGTGCTTGAAGGCCACACAGGACCGATCTTCTCCGTGACTTTGATGCCGAGCGGCCGGCGCGCCGTCTCCGCCTCCACGGACCGGACTTTGCGCCTCTGGAACCTCGAGTCAGGGCAGCAGCTCGCCGCCGTCGAGTGCAACGACCGTGTACGCCCTTGCGCCGTCTCGCTCGACGGCCAGACCGTTGTCGCCGGCGACGCGGGCGGCGTGGTCTACGTCGCTAACGCCGACTTAGTTCGTCGAGACGCTCGGTCAGCGTGCGGACGACTCTGA
- a CDS encoding ABC transporter ATP-binding protein, giving the protein MAEAARASRPSLREHEKQLDRAASVLDLGTDISFREVLRIFARVVSTFGLFKARIATKLGFITVELAFRLMVAPWPGKVVVDHVILGMPIGDASGFPAFLAPAVLLLDGMGPVEMMLWVFLLGVFMVTVFGFTTSRGAGRSPSGAPTGASAGSSGGATALTPQGLGTLAQGHDIATQTENQANLGSGLMAGILGFIDFRVHLRLSQSMNHFLRTRVAGKLRSLPMTTLDDLRIGDSVYRVLYDSTSANMLLHGIALGLYSGLLGVVITLYIMFTYFGAAPEVIVLGMLALPIVFLVELPFARMARRRGQASRASGSSTTSNIEEGMSNVLAVQSLGGNEREARRFRRASAESFKRFRTEWFLVLTVRQAFSLALMLGQVLFFIVMAGRVIDGTFTAGDYFVLTYYYFVLSATFGAWGFVYTEWQGYIAGMRRVFFLMDLPEEKTRDGVELDRIKRGVEMKGVGLTYPDGRRALRNVDLEARIGEIVAFVGPTGAGKTSLAYMVPAFVQATEGTVEVDGVDLKDVAVESLRKQVSYVFQETQLFSDSILENIRYGNPAATEAQVERAARVAGAHDFIAALPDGYRTNLGTVTSKLSVGQKQRIAIARGLLREARILILDEPTSALDPETEAYLVDALHEAAKDRLVIIIAHRLSTIANADRIYFLEDGEVREFGSHEELMAIPGGSYREYVSLQAGSQA; this is encoded by the coding sequence ATGGCCGAAGCGGCTCGCGCTTCTCGCCCGTCGCTGCGGGAGCACGAAAAGCAACTCGACCGCGCGGCCAGCGTTCTCGACCTGGGCACGGACATTTCGTTCCGGGAGGTTCTGCGCATCTTCGCGCGGGTCGTCTCGACCTTCGGGCTGTTCAAGGCGCGGATCGCGACGAAGCTCGGCTTCATCACGGTGGAGCTGGCCTTTCGGCTGATGGTCGCGCCCTGGCCGGGAAAGGTCGTCGTCGACCACGTCATCCTGGGCATGCCCATCGGCGACGCGTCGGGCTTTCCTGCCTTCCTGGCGCCGGCCGTGCTGTTGCTGGACGGCATGGGGCCGGTTGAGATGATGCTCTGGGTGTTCCTGCTCGGGGTGTTCATGGTGACGGTCTTCGGGTTCACCACCAGCCGGGGCGCGGGCAGGTCTCCCAGCGGAGCGCCCACAGGGGCCTCGGCGGGCTCTTCCGGGGGCGCCACGGCCCTCACGCCGCAGGGCCTCGGCACCCTGGCTCAGGGCCACGACATCGCCACGCAGACGGAGAACCAGGCGAACCTCGGTTCGGGCCTGATGGCGGGCATCCTCGGGTTCATCGACTTCCGGGTGCATCTTCGCCTCTCGCAGTCGATGAACCACTTCCTCCGCACCCGGGTGGCCGGGAAGCTGCGGTCGCTGCCGATGACGACCCTGGACGACCTGCGAATCGGTGACAGCGTCTACCGCGTCCTGTACGACTCCACCAGCGCCAACATGCTGCTGCACGGCATCGCGCTGGGGCTTTACTCCGGCCTGCTCGGCGTGGTGATCACGCTCTACATCATGTTCACGTACTTCGGCGCCGCACCCGAGGTCATCGTGCTGGGCATGCTCGCCCTTCCGATCGTGTTCCTGGTCGAACTCCCCTTTGCCCGCATGGCGCGGCGCCGAGGCCAGGCCAGCCGCGCCTCCGGCTCGAGCACGACGAGCAACATCGAAGAAGGGATGAGCAACGTTCTCGCCGTTCAGAGCCTCGGCGGTAACGAGCGGGAAGCGCGGCGATTCCGGCGGGCGAGCGCGGAGTCGTTCAAGCGCTTCCGCACGGAGTGGTTCCTGGTGCTCACGGTCCGGCAGGCCTTCAGCCTGGCGCTGATGCTGGGCCAGGTCCTGTTCTTCATCGTGATGGCGGGCCGCGTCATCGACGGCACGTTCACCGCCGGCGACTACTTCGTCCTCACGTACTACTACTTCGTCCTCAGCGCGACGTTCGGCGCCTGGGGATTTGTGTACACGGAGTGGCAGGGCTACATCGCCGGCATGCGCCGGGTGTTCTTCCTGATGGACCTGCCGGAAGAGAAGACGCGGGACGGCGTCGAACTGGACAGGATCAAGCGCGGCGTCGAGATGAAGGGCGTCGGCCTGACCTACCCGGACGGCCGCCGCGCGCTCCGCAACGTGGACCTTGAGGCAAGGATCGGCGAGATCGTGGCCTTCGTTGGGCCGACCGGCGCCGGCAAGACGAGCCTCGCCTACATGGTGCCGGCCTTCGTTCAGGCGACCGAGGGGACGGTGGAGGTCGACGGCGTCGATCTGAAGGACGTGGCGGTCGAAAGCCTCAGGAAGCAGGTGTCGTACGTCTTCCAGGAAACGCAGCTCTTCTCCGATTCGATTCTCGAGAACATCCGCTACGGCAACCCGGCCGCGACCGAGGCGCAGGTCGAGCGTGCCGCGCGCGTCGCCGGCGCCCACGACTTCATCGCCGCCCTGCCGGACGGCTACCGGACCAACCTCGGCACCGTGACCAGCAAGCTGTCAGTCGGACAGAAGCAACGCATCGCCATCGCCCGCGGGCTCCTCCGGGAAGCCCGCATCCTGATCCTCGACGAGCCGACCTCGGCGCTCGACCCCGAAACCGAGGCCTACCTGGTCGACGCCCTGCACGAAGCGGCGAAGGACAGGCTCGTCATCATCATCGCCCACCGCCTGTCGACGATCGCCAACGCGGACCGGATCTACTTCCTGGAGGACGGCGAGGTCCGGGAGTTCGGGTCGCACGAGGAACTGATGGCGATCCCGGGTGGGAGCTACCGCGAGTATGTGTCGCTGCAGGCTGGTTCACAGGCTTGA
- a CDS encoding ABC transporter ATP-binding protein, whose protein sequence is MDDLKQARALPFWGEADTPPESPPGKAPEEQGFVAVLRIFVRTWPYLWPQIVGRWRELPRNKAADGDAAAEGAWSFRHVPPLVTVLTALGPLLWLAPPGSDWRHDLLLAGTVLMTVLVWVLLFARGRAYLWASLALVLVGTAAFLFALFGVDGLADSLYVGLVAAGCVCIWVLQYRFDGGKLRFRIRLASHLVYYFVLVWASTLLTMVIALFSVDLISQSILQAEPLTPFLADFIGRSELAGEAPPGAGAESVEPDADAAEPNIDLAPLTAEQRHSLKWIYAVFMVFGWFAQLPVMMLLPYYYIFIMQRVNQDLRMALVERWLGLSLRYHSDHRVGDSVYRIYQDSAQVTAVIGNVTQSMQMLSTYAIGVVFLAALDPILGGMALSIVLLAVLWGRWFSPRMRERSLAAREANSDFTSRVQETFAAIRVIKAYGAADREQERLERDSVRAFNASFRVRSLMAVVGIVTFSIAAAALLSAQFLMAVWANGERETFAMALVALVGLSFVTWNLAAYNWAQEQIGASSVSVRNVVTLWSQAQDMAMGLDRSFDILDIEPDVKNAPDAAPMGPFRRQIRFDNVDFAYEPDRPVLRDVSLVVEPGSITAIVGPTGSGKSTLVSLLLRLFDPDSGTVSIDGVDLRGLDVDSLRGNVSVALQENVLFGMSVRDNIRYVVPDADDERVLEAARVACVDEYVAGLPEGLDTVLSDRGGKLSTGQRQRLSIARAIVKDAPILILDEPTAALDAYTEHRVLERLSAWGEGRAIFLITHRISTIQQADRILYLDGGRIVENGSHNELMAVESGRYRSFVETEARLSRRAGEAG, encoded by the coding sequence GTGGACGATCTGAAGCAGGCGCGGGCGCTCCCCTTCTGGGGCGAGGCGGACACCCCTCCGGAGTCCCCGCCGGGCAAAGCCCCCGAGGAGCAGGGCTTCGTCGCCGTCCTCCGGATCTTCGTCCGGACCTGGCCGTACCTCTGGCCCCAGATAGTCGGCCGCTGGCGGGAGCTGCCGCGCAACAAGGCGGCCGACGGCGACGCCGCCGCGGAGGGCGCCTGGAGCTTCCGTCACGTTCCGCCCCTGGTCACTGTCCTGACGGCGCTCGGCCCGCTCCTGTGGCTGGCGCCCCCGGGAAGCGACTGGCGCCACGACCTCCTGCTGGCCGGCACGGTCCTGATGACGGTCCTCGTCTGGGTGCTCCTCTTCGCCAGGGGCCGGGCCTACCTCTGGGCGTCCCTCGCGCTGGTGCTCGTCGGCACGGCAGCGTTCCTGTTCGCGCTGTTCGGCGTGGACGGTCTCGCAGACTCGCTATACGTGGGGCTGGTGGCGGCGGGATGCGTCTGCATCTGGGTCCTGCAGTACCGGTTCGACGGCGGCAAGCTGCGCTTCCGCATCCGGCTCGCCAGCCACCTCGTCTACTACTTCGTCCTGGTGTGGGCCTCGACCCTGCTGACGATGGTGATCGCTCTCTTCTCCGTGGACCTGATCAGCCAGTCCATCCTGCAGGCCGAGCCGCTGACGCCGTTCCTGGCCGACTTCATCGGCCGGTCGGAGCTTGCCGGCGAAGCGCCGCCTGGAGCCGGTGCGGAGTCTGTGGAACCCGACGCCGATGCCGCCGAACCGAACATCGACCTGGCGCCGCTGACCGCAGAGCAGCGGCACAGCCTGAAGTGGATCTACGCGGTCTTCATGGTCTTCGGGTGGTTCGCGCAGCTCCCGGTGATGATGCTGCTGCCCTACTACTACATCTTCATCATGCAGCGCGTGAACCAGGACCTGCGGATGGCGCTGGTGGAGCGCTGGCTCGGGCTGTCTCTCCGCTACCACAGCGACCACCGGGTGGGCGATTCGGTCTACCGCATCTACCAGGACAGCGCCCAGGTCACGGCCGTCATCGGCAATGTGACGCAGTCGATGCAGATGCTGAGCACCTACGCGATCGGCGTCGTCTTCCTGGCCGCGCTCGATCCGATCCTCGGCGGCATGGCGCTCAGCATCGTCCTGCTCGCGGTCCTGTGGGGGCGGTGGTTCTCGCCGCGGATGCGCGAGCGATCCCTCGCTGCCCGGGAGGCCAACTCGGACTTCACGTCGCGCGTCCAGGAAACGTTCGCCGCGATTCGGGTGATCAAGGCCTACGGCGCGGCGGACAGGGAGCAGGAGCGGCTCGAGCGGGATTCCGTGAGGGCGTTCAACGCGTCCTTCCGCGTCCGGTCGCTGATGGCCGTCGTTGGCATCGTCACCTTCTCGATCGCCGCCGCGGCGCTCCTGAGCGCGCAGTTCCTGATGGCGGTCTGGGCCAATGGCGAACGAGAGACGTTCGCGATGGCGCTCGTCGCCCTCGTCGGTCTCAGTTTCGTGACCTGGAACCTTGCCGCGTACAACTGGGCCCAGGAGCAGATCGGCGCGTCGAGCGTCTCCGTGCGGAACGTCGTGACCCTGTGGTCGCAGGCCCAGGACATGGCGATGGGGCTCGACCGGTCGTTCGACATTCTCGACATCGAGCCCGACGTGAAGAACGCTCCCGACGCCGCGCCGATGGGACCCTTCCGGCGCCAGATCCGCTTTGACAACGTCGACTTCGCCTACGAACCGGACCGTCCCGTTCTGCGCGATGTCAGTCTCGTTGTCGAACCCGGCAGCATCACGGCGATCGTCGGCCCGACGGGATCGGGCAAGAGCACGCTGGTCAGTCTGCTGCTTCGACTGTTCGATCCCGACTCCGGAACGGTTTCGATCGACGGCGTCGACCTCCGCGGGCTGGACGTGGACAGCCTGCGCGGCAACGTCTCGGTCGCCCTGCAGGAGAACGTCCTGTTCGGCATGTCGGTCCGCGACAACATCCGCTACGTCGTGCCGGATGCGGACGACGAGAGGGTGCTGGAGGCAGCACGCGTGGCCTGCGTGGACGAGTACGTCGCCGGGCTCCCCGAAGGTCTGGACACGGTCCTGAGCGACCGGGGCGGCAAGCTGTCGACGGGGCAGCGTCAGCGCCTCTCGATTGCCCGGGCGATCGTCAAGGACGCTCCGATCCTGATTCTCGACGAGCCGACGGCCGCGCTTGACGCGTATACCGAACACCGGGTGCTCGAACGCCTGTCGGCGTGGGGCGAGGGCCGCGCCATCTTCCTGATCACGCACCGGATCTCGACGATTCAGCAGGCGGACAGGATCCTCTATCTCGACGGCGGCCGGATCGTCGAGAACGGGTCCCATAACGAACTCATGGCGGTGGAAAGCGGGCGCTACCGGTCATTCGTGGAGACCGAGGCGAGACTGTCGAGACGGGCCGGCGAGGCCGGTTGA